In Candidatus Hydrogenedens sp., a single genomic region encodes these proteins:
- a CDS encoding carboxypeptidase-like regulatory domain-containing protein — protein MQKIWIYLCVFFFVEASFLTYAENCSIKGRVLDSNNLPVKNAEVYCEQNLMSPLIQTFTDNEGQFSFQNLTEGPTGIFATNGGMAWSGIHINLPAEENITDVEIILIPAKSLKGRVVASNEKGKEISISGAEVDRFAILGVEKVAIPCSKLTSFGYKKVVSDAEGFFLLDKIPVGQAISLKVVHPEYAVTTVENITSESEVKIVMSKGCVVLGSVYTIQNDNKVKVANSDVIIKNTQPPYESICIRTNTNGEFTIRLNPGIYMCKAETIQMLSAGWEIKKIANSIGEHVEIQVFPSVYISGQILDAVSGKPVPGAKVSIEQGGRKALSLTTGRMGKFRGKVVHGQANIKFEAIPGYTMPQPSQLKVVVSGKDEIVLPGVWVKKVDSLKVKLVTPQQKVLTTNRGIVSVLTPPQLGWYAGNIDNLFEVKLSSIPTEGKIMGYAEIPEENLGNVFVVDNKDIGKICEANLYTLGKVKGRVVNKEGKPISDGIFSCVLKEHGLNQECILWQVLLSADGTFFWNSIIPLKPLVFRLYDNQGSVLWQSSEMQFLEGENKDLGDIVIEKPIIETDKELLNRANFKCLCGGNEIVDKLFNGPSILVYVDSAEVPFMQEVLTNIGNIIGSGINVGMIVENQIDCNGITIPVISGQRLSSATTYLIDEGGNVICGTLGLPVMVRMIKK, from the coding sequence ATGCAAAAAATATGGATATATCTATGTGTATTTTTCTTTGTAGAAGCATCTTTTTTAACTTATGCGGAGAACTGTTCTATAAAAGGTAGGGTGTTGGATAGTAATAATCTTCCTGTAAAAAATGCAGAGGTTTACTGTGAACAAAATTTAATGAGTCCTTTGATTCAGACTTTCACAGATAACGAAGGACAATTCAGTTTTCAAAATCTAACAGAGGGACCCACAGGTATTTTTGCAACTAATGGGGGTATGGCTTGGTCAGGAATTCATATAAATTTACCTGCAGAAGAGAATATAACAGATGTAGAAATTATCCTTATACCTGCAAAATCTTTAAAAGGTCGAGTTGTTGCATCTAACGAAAAAGGGAAAGAAATAAGTATTTCAGGAGCAGAAGTAGACCGTTTTGCCATATTGGGAGTGGAGAAAGTAGCTATTCCTTGTTCCAAACTTACTTCTTTTGGATATAAAAAAGTAGTTTCCGATGCAGAGGGCTTCTTTTTATTAGATAAAATTCCAGTAGGGCAGGCAATATCTTTAAAAGTAGTTCATCCCGAATATGCCGTTACAACCGTAGAGAATATCACTTCCGAATCTGAAGTCAAAATAGTAATGTCTAAAGGTTGTGTTGTATTGGGTTCTGTATATACTATCCAGAATGATAATAAAGTAAAGGTTGCTAATTCAGATGTTATCATAAAGAACACTCAACCTCCGTATGAAAGTATATGTATAAGAACAAATACGAATGGAGAATTTACAATCCGATTAAATCCGGGCATTTATATGTGTAAAGCAGAGACAATCCAAATGTTAAGTGCCGGATGGGAAATTAAAAAGATTGCAAATTCGATAGGAGAACATGTTGAAATACAAGTGTTCCCATCTGTTTATATTTCAGGACAAATTTTGGATGCTGTTTCGGGAAAGCCCGTTCCTGGTGCTAAAGTTTCTATTGAACAGGGGGGAAGAAAAGCATTATCACTTACTACGGGAAGAATGGGAAAATTTCGAGGTAAAGTTGTTCATGGCCAAGCAAATATTAAATTTGAGGCTATTCCGGGCTACACGATGCCGCAACCTTCACAGCTAAAAGTTGTTGTGAGTGGAAAAGATGAAATCGTATTACCCGGTGTATGGGTAAAAAAGGTAGATTCATTGAAAGTTAAACTCGTAACTCCTCAACAAAAAGTGTTAACAACGAATAGAGGAATTGTTTCCGTATTAACTCCTCCTCAATTAGGTTGGTATGCCGGTAATATTGATAACCTTTTTGAAGTGAAGTTATCTTCAATTCCTACAGAAGGAAAAATTATGGGGTATGCAGAGATACCTGAAGAGAATTTAGGAAATGTTTTTGTTGTGGATAATAAAGATATAGGGAAAATATGTGAAGCAAATTTATATACATTAGGTAAAGTAAAAGGTAGGGTGGTTAATAAAGAAGGAAAACCTATTTCTGATGGGATTTTTTCCTGTGTATTAAAAGAACACGGTTTAAATCAGGAATGTATATTATGGCAGGTTCTTTTGTCAGCCGATGGAACATTTTTCTGGAATTCTATCATTCCATTAAAACCACTTGTTTTCAGATTGTATGATAACCAGGGTTCTGTATTATGGCAATCTTCAGAGATGCAATTTTTAGAGGGGGAGAATAAAGATTTAGGTGATATTGTAATAGAAAAACCTATTATTGAAACAGATAAAGAATTATTAAATCGTGCTAATTTTAAGTGTTTATGTGGTGGGAATGAAATAGTAGATAAATTATTTAATGGTCCCTCTATTCTTGTTTATGTTGATAGTGCAGAAGTTCCCTTTATGCAGGAAGTATTGACGAATATAGGAAATATTATTGGGAGTGGTATAAATGTAGGGATGATAGTAGAAAATCAGATTGATTGCAATGGTATAACTATCCCGGTAATATCGGGACAAAGGCTTTCATCAGCCACGACATATTTGATAGATGAAGGTGGTAATGTAATATGTGGGACTTTGGGTTTGCCTGTGATGGTTCGTATGATAAAAAAATAA
- a CDS encoding redoxin domain-containing protein has protein sequence MRKWIYPVIFLAGSYLLNNFVFAYDIKGIVYQPDGKPAFDVDIWLVHAIQGTEKTKADKEGNFVFFNYNFGEVSLIARDKGQRIGGISFVLMQDERDITISLIEGTKQRLKIYNPNLNPISGAYIRRLWITDKFCVPAEELAEQGYGWLRSNDEGEIILPGMPVNGFIRIVVSHVDYADTYLPFVPVNEKKSMDIILQRGTLIRGRVVKDGKGIKNASVIPLQKGANNQRFILPVKTDKEGLYRFHLDKGEYQIFAMHPDYPNTVPKEISITNITEEEMVIDFAFQNPLYLQGVVLLYDGSPCKLAKIAIHEENSVEDFVFTNEKGEYVLKSSSEKLKVKILPPPGYITEEIPEIPVDFKGEKRITMPVVRVKKLPEIQGKVMFSDGKEGDRVFIYSKNLELPYYAITDKDGKFQILLGITPDTNPVQFVAEHALRFVRNEFAVDMYNEIKPLNIVLNSYEPNQEKFVNKGYENRLLTLIDKPAPDIKCRIWFNYKGSQNPLREMEGNVILLLFWGGFDRTPQGRKHIEEMRALFDLYKGISDVQFLSVHDGTFDDDEIQNYIKEYGIEFPVGVDTDDATTFTQYTIAFIPQFVLIDKKGIIRYSDVEGRAVELIKVLRRL, from the coding sequence ATGAGAAAATGGATTTATCCCGTTATATTTTTAGCAGGAAGTTATCTGCTGAATAATTTTGTATTTGCTTATGATATAAAGGGGATTGTGTATCAGCCGGATGGAAAACCTGCTTTTGATGTTGATATATGGTTGGTTCATGCCATTCAAGGAACAGAAAAGACAAAGGCAGATAAAGAAGGGAATTTTGTTTTTTTTAATTATAATTTTGGAGAAGTATCTCTTATTGCCAGAGACAAAGGACAACGAATAGGAGGAATTTCCTTTGTTCTTATGCAAGATGAAAGAGATATAACAATATCCCTTATTGAAGGAACAAAACAGAGATTAAAGATTTATAATCCTAATTTAAATCCTATTTCAGGTGCTTATATTCGGCGATTATGGATAACAGATAAATTTTGTGTTCCAGCAGAAGAATTGGCTGAACAGGGATATGGTTGGTTGCGTAGTAATGACGAAGGAGAGATTATTTTGCCAGGAATGCCTGTAAATGGTTTTATCCGAATAGTTGTATCTCATGTAGATTATGCAGATACTTATTTACCTTTTGTCCCTGTGAATGAAAAGAAAAGCATGGATATAATTCTGCAAAGAGGAACTTTAATACGGGGGAGAGTGGTAAAAGATGGTAAGGGGATAAAAAATGCCTCTGTTATTCCTTTACAGAAAGGGGCTAATAACCAGCGTTTTATACTCCCCGTTAAGACTGATAAAGAAGGTTTGTATCGTTTCCATCTTGATAAAGGAGAGTATCAAATCTTTGCAATGCATCCCGACTACCCCAACACAGTTCCAAAAGAAATATCTATTACGAATATTACGGAAGAAGAAATGGTGATTGATTTTGCTTTTCAAAATCCTTTGTATCTGCAAGGTGTAGTTCTGTTATACGATGGAAGTCCCTGTAAATTGGCTAAAATAGCAATTCATGAAGAAAATAGTGTAGAAGATTTTGTTTTTACTAATGAAAAAGGGGAATATGTATTAAAATCGAGTTCTGAAAAATTAAAAGTAAAAATATTGCCTCCACCAGGCTATATTACGGAAGAAATACCAGAAATACCCGTAGATTTTAAGGGCGAGAAAAGAATTACAATGCCCGTAGTTCGTGTCAAGAAGTTGCCTGAAATTCAAGGGAAAGTTATGTTTAGTGATGGGAAGGAAGGTGACCGTGTTTTCATTTATAGTAAAAATTTAGAGTTGCCATATTATGCAATTACGGATAAGGATGGAAAATTTCAAATTCTATTGGGCATAACTCCTGATACAAACCCAGTTCAGTTTGTAGCAGAACATGCTTTACGATTTGTTAGGAACGAGTTTGCTGTGGATATGTATAATGAAATTAAACCTTTGAATATAGTTTTGAATTCCTATGAACCTAACCAAGAGAAGTTTGTGAATAAAGGGTATGAAAATCGTTTATTGACTTTGATAGATAAGCCTGCACCAGATATAAAATGTCGCATATGGTTTAATTATAAAGGAAGCCAGAACCCTTTGCGAGAGATGGAAGGGAATGTTATTTTATTACTATTTTGGGGAGGATTTGACAGGACACCTCAGGGAAGAAAACATATTGAGGAGATGCGTGCTTTGTTTGATTTATATAAAGGCATTTCGGATGTCCAGTTTTTATCTGTTCATGATGGCACTTTTGATGATGATGAAATCCAAAATTATATAAAAGAATATGGAATAGAATTCCCCGTAGGAGTAGATACAGATGATGCTACCACCTTTACTCAATATACAATCGCATTTATTCCCCAATTTGTTCTTATTGATAAAAAAGGAATTATCCGTTACTCTGATGTTGAAGGACGTGCCGTAGAACTGATTAAAGTATTAAGAAGATTATAA
- the rpsT gene encoding 30S ribosomal protein S20, producing MANIKSQKKRIITNEKRRMKNASIRSAMKTMIKKAYQSLNASDEKLKETAIKKAIATIDRACSKGVIHKNSAARRKSRLMKRVNKAIA from the coding sequence ATGGCAAACATTAAATCACAAAAGAAACGCATCATCACAAATGAAAAAAGACGAATGAAGAATGCGTCTATTCGTTCTGCAATGAAAACTATGATAAAAAAGGCATATCAAAGTTTAAATGCCAGTGATGAAAAACTCAAGGAAACCGCCATTAAAAAAGCCATTGCAACAATAGACCGTGCCTGTTCCAAAGGGGTTATTCACAAAAATTCAGCAGCCCGCAGAAAATCTCGTTTAATGAAGCGTGTGAATAAAGCCATCGCATAA
- a CDS encoding class II aldolase/adducin family protein, translated as MSKQNKYDKYKKLICEIGKRMYQNGFISSTDGNISIRVDKNLFLCTPSNVSKGDLNPKQIILTNNKCEVLEGKGSVSSEFYTHLSAYDERKDISAIVHAHPTYSIVLSLIDISMCTPILPELIMTLGEVPTTEYATPGSKEGAEIIKPWIRNHNALILKSHGVFTVGKDLIQAYSYLERVEHSAKILFLAHLIHKPSVLSEEQYLKLTQKLHLPNS; from the coding sequence ATGTCTAAACAAAACAAATACGATAAATATAAAAAACTTATTTGCGAAATTGGTAAAAGAATGTATCAAAATGGATTTATTTCTTCTACCGATGGGAACATAAGTATTCGAGTAGATAAAAATTTGTTCCTATGCACTCCCAGTAATGTAAGTAAAGGAGATTTAAATCCTAAACAAATAATTCTTACAAATAATAAATGTGAAGTTTTAGAAGGGAAAGGGTCTGTTTCTTCTGAATTTTACACACACCTATCGGCTTATGATGAACGAAAAGATATTTCTGCTATAGTCCACGCTCATCCTACATACAGCATCGTATTATCTCTTATAGATATATCTATGTGCACACCGATATTACCAGAACTTATAATGACATTGGGAGAAGTTCCCACTACTGAATATGCAACACCAGGAAGCAAAGAAGGGGCAGAAATTATAAAACCATGGATACGAAATCACAATGCCCTTATTTTAAAATCACATGGTGTATTCACTGTGGGGAAAGATTTAATTCAAGCCTATTCTTATCTTGAACGGGTAGAACATTCCGCTAAAATTTTATTTCTTGCGCACTTAATCCACAAACCCAGTGTTTTATCTGAAGAACAATACTTAAAATTAACCCAAAAATTGCACTTACCTAACTCTTAA
- a CDS encoding branched-chain amino acid transaminase produces MAQMFPGKFAYFEGAYVPIEEAKISIMTHAFNYGTGLFEGIRGYYSKKKKAILIFRLKEHIDRLVRNCRILCMEIPETPENIENICIDLVKKSGFQEGVYIRPIIYKSELSLGPLLKGIESKLCCYVIKLGDYCDITSGLDVCVSSWRRLADNAIPSRVKATGSYINSALAASEAKQAGFSEAIFLNENGMVVEGSAMNIFLVHQGELITPPRSETILVGITRNTVIELVKKELGLNVIERPIARTELYVADEIFFCGTGAQVAPVRSVDRRIIGNGQPGPITKKLQEIYFQVVQGENEKYSNWCTVVPCE; encoded by the coding sequence ATGGCACAAATGTTTCCTGGAAAATTCGCATATTTTGAAGGAGCGTATGTTCCTATTGAAGAAGCAAAAATCAGCATAATGACACATGCATTTAATTATGGCACAGGTTTGTTTGAAGGAATTCGCGGTTATTATTCCAAAAAGAAAAAGGCAATTCTTATCTTCCGTTTAAAAGAACATATAGACCGTCTGGTAAGGAATTGCCGTATTCTTTGTATGGAAATCCCTGAAACACCTGAAAACATTGAAAACATTTGCATAGACCTTGTAAAAAAGAGTGGATTTCAGGAAGGAGTATATATACGACCTATTATATATAAAAGTGAATTATCATTGGGACCTCTATTAAAAGGGATTGAAAGCAAATTATGCTGTTATGTGATTAAATTAGGGGATTATTGCGATATAACATCCGGCTTGGATGTTTGTGTATCTTCATGGCGTCGTTTGGCAGATAATGCTATTCCAAGTCGTGTTAAAGCAACAGGAAGTTATATTAATTCAGCATTAGCCGCTTCTGAAGCCAAACAAGCCGGTTTTAGTGAGGCTATCTTCCTAAATGAAAATGGAATGGTTGTCGAAGGAAGTGCTATGAATATTTTCTTGGTACATCAAGGAGAATTGATAACTCCTCCCCGTTCAGAAACCATTCTCGTGGGGATTACACGAAACACAGTAATTGAACTGGTAAAAAAAGAATTAGGACTTAATGTAATTGAAAGACCTATTGCTCGAACAGAACTTTATGTCGCTGATGAGATTTTCTTCTGCGGAACAGGAGCCCAGGTAGCTCCCGTGCGTTCTGTAGACCGTAGAATTATCGGAAATGGACAACCCGGTCCTATCACAAAAAAATTACAGGAAATATATTTTCAGGTTGTTCAAGGTGAAAATGAAAAATATTCAAATTGGTGCACCGTAGTTCCCTGTGAATAA
- a CDS encoding CBS domain-containing protein, producing the protein MASLKDSIKLRAHLPINQNKTVQDAVKFFCDHNISATMVSNDEGNIIGIISEKDIVRKVLYKNLDPKNVHIKEIMNTRLIYVDENEDIKIAKMLMFMNGVRHLIMVDENKQVIGLLSMRDLIESDLTESKELLRRINDIYYEHAHQPEWRISSNRVIIGNTDITPDPIAEEIINSYKI; encoded by the coding sequence ATGGCATCACTTAAAGACAGTATTAAACTTAGGGCACACTTGCCCATCAACCAAAATAAAACGGTACAGGATGCTGTAAAGTTCTTCTGTGACCACAATATAAGTGCCACAATGGTATCTAATGACGAAGGGAATATAATCGGTATAATCTCTGAAAAAGATATTGTCCGAAAAGTACTCTATAAAAATTTAGACCCCAAAAATGTACATATTAAAGAAATAATGAACACTCGACTTATATATGTGGACGAAAATGAGGATATAAAAATAGCAAAAATGTTAATGTTTATGAATGGTGTGCGTCATCTTATCATGGTAGATGAAAATAAGCAAGTAATTGGTTTGCTTTCTATGAGAGATTTAATAGAATCTGATTTAACGGAGTCTAAAGAATTGTTAAGAAGAATAAACGATATATATTATGAACATGCCCATCAACCGGAATGGCGCATTTCTTCAAATCGAGTAATTATTGGGAATACGGATATAACTCCTGACCCCATTGCAGAAGAGATAATCAACTCCTACAAAATTTAA
- a CDS encoding CoA-transferase — MAKVVTADEVVRLIPDGSSVLIVPMPSEEVYPAFARVYQETGHPKDLTVIWAAGLGPLSEEPKGMNHFAVPGMVKRIIAGHCGLNHKVMKFIASNQVEAYNIPQGVMCELYREMAGGRPGLLSTVGLGTFVDPRYGGGKVNEKTKSCEDLSEIVTIGGKEYILYHSLPCNVGIIRGTTADPYGNITVEKEALVMEILEGAMAVKNKGGFVIAQVERLSDEPARPCDVRVPGIFVDYLVVAQSPEAHPQTLFVQYDPSFCGHVQANLEDELEPMPLNFEKVIARRAFMELKPKMIINLGFGIPTGVAKVAFEEGVFNELTMTTEIGVIGGVPESGKNFGPAKNPHAFLSQSAMFDFYDGGGLDMTCVGMAQVDAEGNINVSKVGPITIGPGGFINLTQSAKKLVFCGEFTAVGSKVEVSDGKINIVSEGKVKKFIQKVEQITFSGKFAIKNNRDVTYITERCVFKLVPEGLMLTEIAPGVDLEKHILSQMEFKPIIPGEIKTMDARLFLPGPMNVKVK; from the coding sequence ATGGCAAAGGTAGTAACAGCAGATGAAGTAGTGAGACTTATTCCTGATGGTTCTTCGGTATTGATTGTTCCCATGCCTTCAGAGGAGGTATATCCTGCGTTTGCTCGTGTATATCAAGAGACCGGGCACCCCAAAGATTTAACTGTAATATGGGCTGCAGGATTAGGCCCTTTGAGTGAAGAACCTAAGGGTATGAATCACTTCGCAGTGCCGGGTATGGTGAAAAGAATTATTGCGGGGCATTGCGGATTAAACCATAAGGTTATGAAATTTATTGCGAGTAATCAAGTTGAAGCATATAATATTCCTCAGGGGGTAATGTGTGAATTATATCGGGAAATGGCAGGAGGAAGACCGGGACTTTTATCAACGGTAGGATTAGGAACCTTTGTTGACCCGAGATATGGCGGTGGAAAAGTTAATGAAAAAACAAAATCATGTGAAGATTTATCAGAGATAGTTACTATCGGAGGAAAAGAATATATACTATATCATTCACTTCCCTGTAATGTTGGAATTATCCGTGGAACAACAGCCGACCCTTATGGAAATATTACAGTAGAAAAAGAAGCATTGGTAATGGAAATATTGGAAGGTGCAATGGCAGTAAAGAATAAGGGTGGTTTTGTCATTGCTCAGGTAGAAAGGTTAAGTGATGAGCCTGCCAGACCTTGTGATGTTCGTGTGCCAGGTATTTTTGTGGACTATCTCGTAGTAGCCCAATCCCCAGAAGCACATCCTCAAACACTTTTTGTTCAATATGACCCTTCTTTTTGTGGACATGTTCAGGCAAATCTTGAAGATGAATTAGAACCCATGCCGTTAAATTTTGAAAAAGTAATTGCACGAAGAGCATTTATGGAACTAAAACCGAAAATGATAATAAATTTGGGTTTTGGTATTCCTACGGGCGTTGCAAAAGTAGCATTTGAAGAAGGAGTATTTAATGAACTTACCATGACTACAGAAATAGGTGTTATCGGTGGAGTTCCTGAATCAGGAAAGAATTTTGGCCCTGCAAAAAATCCTCATGCTTTTCTTTCCCAATCTGCGATGTTCGATTTCTATGATGGCGGTGGTTTAGATATGACCTGTGTAGGAATGGCACAGGTAGATGCTGAAGGAAATATTAATGTTAGTAAAGTGGGTCCTATTACAATAGGTCCTGGGGGCTTTATTAACTTAACACAATCCGCCAAGAAATTAGTTTTCTGTGGTGAGTTTACTGCAGTAGGAAGCAAAGTCGAGGTTAGCGATGGAAAAATAAACATTGTAAGTGAAGGAAAAGTGAAAAAGTTTATACAAAAGGTAGAACAAATAACTTTTAGCGGTAAGTTTGCGATAAAAAATAATCGAGATGTTACTTATATAACAGAGAGATGTGTGTTTAAACTTGTTCCTGAGGGGCTTATGCTAACAGAAATTGCACCCGGAGTTGATTTGGAAAAGCATATTTTAAGTCAGATGGAATTTAAGCCTATTATTCCGGGTGAAATCAAAACAATGGATGCAAGATTGTTTCTTCCGGGACCGATGAATGTTAAAGTTAAATAG
- a CDS encoding lysophospholipase, with the protein MLKEDWFEIKGEKFYRRTWLSENNPTIANMVLIHGYGEHCSRYDYVAEQMNKQGINVFSFDQRGFGHSPGKRAWINRFEDLLSDLDMFLKAIAKELEGFPLFFMGHSMGGMVLARYMQTRKDTRVDGLVFSSPFLAINDDVPEFLLKLSGILAKFLPWLPVSKVDNSGLAKDVEVVKRADEDPLGYHGSVRAHTGYVFYQIIKEIHANFNLIHQPAIIIHGKKDRIVPFAGSIALYEGIASKDKEIHLFEEGYHEIWNDYEKDEMIAKIYEWIKERAQNKKI; encoded by the coding sequence ATGCTTAAAGAAGATTGGTTTGAAATAAAAGGTGAAAAATTTTATCGCCGAACATGGCTTTCAGAAAATAACCCCACGATAGCAAACATGGTGTTAATTCATGGATATGGGGAACACTGTTCAAGATATGACTATGTGGCAGAGCAAATGAATAAACAGGGAATAAATGTTTTTTCATTTGACCAACGGGGTTTTGGACATTCTCCCGGTAAAAGAGCATGGATAAATCGTTTTGAGGATTTGCTTTCTGATTTGGATATGTTTCTAAAGGCAATTGCCAAAGAATTAGAAGGATTTCCTCTGTTTTTTATGGGACATAGTATGGGAGGCATGGTCCTTGCTCGTTATATGCAAACAAGAAAAGATACTCGGGTGGATGGTCTTGTTTTTTCAAGTCCTTTCCTCGCTATAAATGATGATGTGCCAGAATTTTTATTAAAACTATCCGGTATATTAGCAAAGTTTTTACCATGGCTACCTGTATCAAAAGTGGATAATTCAGGATTGGCAAAAGATGTTGAGGTTGTAAAAAGAGCCGATGAGGACCCATTAGGGTATCATGGAAGTGTTAGGGCTCATACAGGTTATGTTTTCTACCAGATAATAAAAGAAATTCATGCTAATTTTAATTTAATTCATCAACCTGCAATTATAATACATGGGAAAAAAGATAGAATTGTCCCATTTGCAGGTAGCATCGCTTTGTATGAAGGGATTGCCTCAAAAGATAAAGAAATTCATTTATTTGAAGAGGGCTATCATGAGATATGGAATGATTATGAAAAGGACGAAATGATAGCAAAAATTTATGAATGGATTAAGGAACGGGCACAAAATAAAAAAATATAA